AGCGGCTTGTTGATGTCAGCAGTGACTCGGCGGGTAAGGTCTGTCCCGAAGACCGCGCCCACCTTGACGAAGTCCTGCGCCTGCGGAACCTTGCTCTCCTGGTTGATCACGCCGCCCGTCGATCCCCGGCCGAACTGCACGCCCGCTGGCCCTTCCAGCACTTCGACCTGTTCGTAATCGAAGCTGTCGCGATAGTAGCTGCCAAAGTCGCGAATGCCATCGAGGAAGATGTCGTTACGCGCCGTAAAGCCGCGAATGGTCAGGTTGTCGCCCTGCGCTCCGGACTCGCCCGCCGCCATGCTGATGCCGGGAACGTTGCGCAGCGCATCGCGCAACGTGGTGTTGCCCTCGTCTTCCAGCACGAACTTGGGCACCGCGACGATCGTCTGCGGCGTGTCCAGCAGCGGCTCAGTGAACTTCGTTATGGCCACGGCGTCGGGCAGGCCCGCGCTCACATCCACAGTATCCGCGTGCCGGGCAATACCCACGACCAGCGACCGCGCTTCCGCCGCCGGCGTCGCTTCCAGGCCCGTCCCGGCAAGGATCAGCTTCAACGCCTCCTCATTGGTGTAAAGTCCGCTAACGCCACGGCTATCGAAGGGAGCGAGGGTTTTTCCGGGGAGGGAAGTAGAGATCGTAAGCCCAGTCAGAGCCTCATACGTCGCAATCGCGGCGTCCAGAGGGCCAGCGGGAATATTGAACTGCCTGACCGGCTTGGTCGTCACCGGCGGTTCGCCAGCCGCAATTCCATCCTCGTTCGGCGTGGACGCCATCGCGGGCCGGGCCGCGCCCATCACGGTATAAGCCGCCAGTGTTCCAAGTGCGAGCCAGGGGCTCTTCCGGGTGCTCAGGGTCTCTTGCATGTGTGCTCCTTCGTACAGACGTGCGGGGTCGTTCGGGGCAAATGTCCCGTCTTCAATATCCGACTGAATAAGTCTGGATTGCTCTCGAGTTCGAATATACGACAGCATCAGTCCGAGATCAAGCGCACTCGTCGAAATCTCCGCGACCCTGACGGAGGAGTCTCCCCCGAACAAACGGAAGTGTGCCCACCCAACGCATTCATCCTTGGAAATAGAAGTTTTTTGCAATACCCGCTCTCGCTCTTGTCGCAACAGCCGGCCTTGTCCTCGAGCAAGGCGGACGGTGAACCAGCGACAACTTGCAATACCCGGCCTTGCTTAAGGGCACGGCTTCAGCCGTGCCGTAAACGAGTTAGTTGCCATGCGGCTTTAGCCGCTGGGGTACGCCTTCGTTCCGGCTTTTGCAACGAGCTCTGAGGACCATGTGACCCGTAGGTACTCTCAGGAAGCGCGGCTGCGGATGCCGCTAAACACTTTCCCGGATACACTCGGATCATCCTTATCGAAAGCGGCAACTATGACCTCTCAGGACCTGCGTCGCCTGGTCTTCCATCCGCTTCAGCGCGACGAACAAAAGGGGACACAAGCGCATCTTGTACAACTCGACTCGCTGCGCGGTCTGGCGGCCATGTCTGTATTGCTGCTTCACTTCCTCGAAGGATGGCTCGAAGCCTCCCCGCCGCACTTCGTCCGGTACATCGGCTACATCCCGTTGCTCACAAACGGGAGCGCCGCAGTGGTCCTCTTCTTTGTCCTGAGCGGCTTCGTGCTGACGCTGCCGCAGATGGCGCCGAGGGCGCAAAGCTATCCCGCCTACGTGATTCGCCGCATCTGCCGCATCTATCTGCCCTACCTGGCGGCCCTGGCATTGGCGGTCCTGGGCTGCTGGCGATTTCATGGCCTGGAGCTGTACGGCATTCAGTTTCACCTGACCTGGCGCAACCCGCCCTCCGCACACCTGATCGCCGAACATCTCGTCTTTCTAGGCAGATATGACGTCTACGCCTATGACTCGCCCATCTGGTCGCTTGTGCACGAGATGCGCATCTCCCTCATCTTTCCAGTCCTCTGTCTCATAAGCCTCAGGCTCAGGGCCTGGGTGGCCTTCCTCATCGCTCTCACGCTTCCCGTCGTGGATCGCATCATCGAACGGTTCTCAGGTCCCTACCTGGGTGCCGGATACCCCGGAGTGCAGTCGGTCTTCTGGTCGTACACCGTCGGCTTTTGCGGCATCTTCCTCGTAGGGTCGCTGCTCGCCCGCTATCGCCAACCCATCATCGACTGGCTCGCCCGGCTGCCCGCCTGGACTGCCTCTGCCCTGTCGCTGGTGGCGCTCGTGCTCTATCAGTACGCCTCGCTGCTTCACATCCCGAGGTTCCTGTGGGACTTTACCGTGGGTCTGGGGGCGGGATACTTCGTCATGCTGGCGCTGGTGCCCAATAGCTGGCTGTCGCGATTCCTGCACCTGGGGCCGATCCGCTGGCTGGGCAGCGTCTCGTACAGCCTCTACCTGCTGCACGTGCCCGTGCTGCTGGTCGTTTCGATTGTGCTGTATCGCAAGGTACCGGACGGAGTGATGCTGGCGACGTTTCTCGTGCTCTCGCTACTGGCGGCCGCGGCGTTTCATCGCTGGATCGAGCTACCGTCGATTCGACTGGGCAGGGCCCTCGCTCATCGCGTTCAGCGGAGAATTGAACCCTCTGCAAACGAAGCATCGCCAGACGTGATGCTTTCCACCTAGGTGTCCTGAGCGAACTCTAACTAGCTCGCCGAGTGCCCGTTCATCGCGGCTTCAATCTCGGAGTTCACTTTGGCCTGCGCGAACTCCGCCGCCACCCGGATGCCGTTCATAATCGCCCGATCGTTCGACGACCCATGGCCAACAATGCACACGCCGCGCACACCCAGCAGCGGCGCTCCGCCGTACTCCGAGTAATCGAGCCGTTTCTTGAAGTCGCCAAACGCCTGCCGCGATAGCAGCGCACCTACCTGCGAGGTCACCGTAGACTTCAGCGACTCCCGCAGCAGCGAGCGAAACAGATGCGCCGCGCCTTCGACTGACTTCAGCGCCACGTTGCCGACGAAGCCGTCGCACACCGTCACGTCGGTGTTGTTGTTGAAGAGGTCACGCCCTTCGACGTTGCCAATGAAGTTGATGGGAAGAGTTCGCAGGAGCGGCAGCGTGTCGCGCGTTAGCGCATTGCCCTTCGAGTCTTCCTCGCCAATCGACAACAGGCCAACCCGCGGGTTCGCTATGCCCAGCACATCGCGCGCGTAGATCGAGCCCATCACGGCAAACTGACAGAGATTCTCGGGCTCGCTGTCGACATTCGCGCCCACATCCATCAGAAAGGACGGGCTTCCTGAGATCGTAGGCAGAATCGTCGCCAGCGCCGGCCGATCGACCCCGGCCAGCATCCCGAAGACCATCTTCGCCGTGGCCATGGCTGCGCCGGTATTGCCGGCGGTAAAGAACCCCGCCGCGCGTCCCTCGCGCACCATCTTCACGCCGACTCGCATGGAGGAGTCGCGCTTGCTGCGCACCGCCGCCGCAGCCTTGTCCGTCATCGTGATCCACTCGCTGGCAGGGACGATGAAGACAGGCAGCTTCGCGCCTTTCAGATGGGTACGCAGGATTGGTCGGACTATATCTTCCGGCCCCACCAGATGCACCCGCACATCAAACTGGCGAGCAGCAAGAATTGCCCCGCGAACCTCAGGTTCGGGGGCCTTGTCGGAGCCCATTGCGTCTACAACGATGTCGATTGGCATCAGCGGGCTTGATTCACCTTGTACGTCCCACCCACGACGATAAGACCGCCATGGATGGGGCACCCCGGGTATGGGTGCCGGAGACTTAGCTTGCCTGTGCGACCGCGACCACTTCGCGACCCTTGTACGTTCCGCACTTCTTGCAGACGCGGTGGGGCAGCTTGCGCTCGTGGCAGTTCGGGCACTCGGAGATGCCGGTGGGGGTGAGGAAGTCGTGGCTGCGGCGCTTTGCGGTGCGCTGCTTGGAGTGGCGCCGTTTCGGATTAGGCATTGCAGTTCCCTTTCGGTCGGATCAAACACACGCTCACGAAAAAACGAGCGTATGCCGTAGAGACGACCCTGAAAAATCGAAATATGCTGCTAGTTCTTGAGCTTGATCGTGCCTGCCAGGTCGGCTAGAGCATTCCATCGTGGATCGGCCGAGGCCTTCTCACAGTTGCAGGACGCGCTATTCAGATTCTGGCCACAGCTCGGACAAAGTCCCTTGCAGTCCGGCGTGCAGAGCGTGCGATTGGGCAAGGAAAGAAGCACCTGCTCGCGCACGACATCCTCAAGCAAAAGACCGCTCTCTTCATAATACCCGATTTCCGTCTCGTCGACGGTAATTGCTCGCTCGCCC
This Granulicella aggregans DNA region includes the following protein-coding sequences:
- a CDS encoding acyltransferase family protein, with the protein product MTSQDLRRLVFHPLQRDEQKGTQAHLVQLDSLRGLAAMSVLLLHFLEGWLEASPPHFVRYIGYIPLLTNGSAAVVLFFVLSGFVLTLPQMAPRAQSYPAYVIRRICRIYLPYLAALALAVLGCWRFHGLELYGIQFHLTWRNPPSAHLIAEHLVFLGRYDVYAYDSPIWSLVHEMRISLIFPVLCLISLRLRAWVAFLIALTLPVVDRIIERFSGPYLGAGYPGVQSVFWSYTVGFCGIFLVGSLLARYRQPIIDWLARLPAWTASALSLVALVLYQYASLLHIPRFLWDFTVGLGAGYFVMLALVPNSWLSRFLHLGPIRWLGSVSYSLYLLHVPVLLVVSIVLYRKVPDGVMLATFLVLSLLAAAAFHRWIELPSIRLGRALAHRVQRRIEPSANEASPDVMLST
- the plsX gene encoding phosphate acyltransferase PlsX, with amino-acid sequence MPIDIVVDAMGSDKAPEPEVRGAILAARQFDVRVHLVGPEDIVRPILRTHLKGAKLPVFIVPASEWITMTDKAAAAVRSKRDSSMRVGVKMVREGRAAGFFTAGNTGAAMATAKMVFGMLAGVDRPALATILPTISGSPSFLMDVGANVDSEPENLCQFAVMGSIYARDVLGIANPRVGLLSIGEEDSKGNALTRDTLPLLRTLPINFIGNVEGRDLFNNNTDVTVCDGFVGNVALKSVEGAAHLFRSLLRESLKSTVTSQVGALLSRQAFGDFKKRLDYSEYGGAPLLGVRGVCIVGHGSSNDRAIMNGIRVAAEFAQAKVNSEIEAAMNGHSAS
- the rpmF gene encoding 50S ribosomal protein L32, whose translation is MPNPKRRHSKQRTAKRRSHDFLTPTGISECPNCHERKLPHRVCKKCGTYKGREVVAVAQAS